A part of Myxococcales bacterium genomic DNA contains:
- the prfA gene encoding peptide chain release factor 1, with translation MHDKLTKIKERYDAILAKLGESVNDQATMLKLNKERSQLEPVVGAYESLLRSEQELQDNQELLKDNDPEIRAMAKEEVDRLKQEINETNDSIKILLLPKDPLDEKNVILEIRAGTGGDEASLFAGELFNMYARYAEIKRWKVEIMNVSEGSKGGYKEITVTISGSDVYSNLKYEAGVHRVQRVPRTETQGRVHTSACTVAVLPEAEEVDVKIEEKDIRVDVFRAGGPGGQSVNTTDSAVRITHIPSGLVVQCQDEKSQHKNKAKALKVLRARLYDRMQDEINKERAAERKGMVGSGDRSEKIRTYNFPQDRCTDHRVGLSVRNLAELFAGELDDLITKLRTHFQAEALKAQS, from the coding sequence ATGCATGACAAATTAACCAAAATAAAAGAACGCTATGACGCAATTCTCGCGAAGCTGGGCGAATCTGTAAATGATCAAGCGACTATGCTTAAACTTAATAAGGAGCGTAGTCAGCTCGAGCCTGTAGTTGGTGCTTACGAATCCTTGTTGAGGAGTGAACAAGAACTGCAAGATAATCAGGAACTGCTCAAGGATAATGATCCAGAGATTCGGGCTATGGCCAAAGAAGAAGTTGATCGCCTCAAGCAAGAAATTAATGAAACGAATGATTCTATTAAAATTTTGCTTTTGCCAAAGGACCCGTTGGACGAAAAGAACGTAATTTTGGAAATTCGTGCTGGTACGGGCGGAGATGAAGCAAGTTTGTTTGCAGGCGAGCTTTTTAATATGTATGCACGCTATGCTGAAATAAAACGCTGGAAAGTAGAGATAATGAACGTTTCAGAAGGCTCAAAAGGTGGTTACAAAGAAATCACTGTTACTATCAGCGGAAGCGATGTTTACTCCAATCTGAAATATGAAGCTGGTGTGCATCGTGTGCAAAGAGTTCCTCGGACTGAGACGCAGGGGCGAGTTCATACTTCGGCCTGCACAGTAGCTGTTCTTCCCGAAGCAGAAGAAGTTGATGTAAAAATTGAAGAAAAAGATATTCGTGTCGATGTATTTCGTGCGGGTGGTCCTGGTGGGCAGAGTGTAAATACGACAGATTCTGCTGTAAGGATTACGCATATCCCTTCTGGTCTTGTTGTTCAGTGCCAGGATGAAAAAAGTCAACATAAAAATAAGGCGAAGGCTTTGAAGGTTTTACGGGCAAGGCTTTATGATCGCATGCAAGATGAAATAAACAAGGAAAGAGCGGCAGAACGGAAAGGAATGGTTGGCAGCGGTGATCGTTCGGAAAAAATTCGAACCTACAATTTTCCTCAGGATCGATGCACTGATCATAGAGTAGGGTTGTCCGTGCGTAACCTGGCGGAGCTTTTTGCAGGTGAGCTTGATGATCTTATTACAAAGCTGCGCACACATTTCCAGGCAGAAGCTCTAAAGGCCCAGAGTTAG
- the rpmE gene encoding 50S ribosomal protein L31, with amino-acid sequence MKPEIHPNYESVSIICACGAKYETRSTKNYNIDICSACHPFYTGKAKLVDTEGRIDRFRKKYQAAKK; translated from the coding sequence ATGAAACCAGAAATTCATCCAAACTATGAATCAGTAAGTATTATCTGTGCCTGTGGAGCTAAATACGAGACACGTAGCACTAAGAATTACAATATTGACATTTGCTCGGCATGCCATCCTTTTTATACAGGTAAAGCTAAGCTCGTGGATACAGAAGGTCGTATTGATCGTTTCCGTAAAAAGTATCAAGCCGCTAAAAAATAA
- the alaS gene encoding alanine--tRNA ligase, protein MTISSQSLRSSFLEFFQQHGHSIEKSAPLIPKDDPTLLFVNAGMVQFKNVFTQKETRPYTRAATSQKCVRAGGKHNDLENVGQTARHHTFFEMLGNFSFGDYFKEEAITLAWKFLTEVIKLDKQRLSVSVFAGDEHIPADIEAEKIWHEKIGVPKERIKRLGRADNFWQMGDTGPCGPCTEIHYDRGDIKVGFGNDDIDDRNVEIWNLVFMQYEQKADGTLSPLPAPCVDTGMGLERLSCVVNQLASNYDTDLLLPLVLKAASLSNKVYGASDSHDDMAMRVIADHARATAFLIADGLFPSNEGRGYVLRRIMRRAIRHGAQLGLDSVFFHLVCLEVVELMKEIYPELTDARAVIEKAVLQEEESFRRTLDRGLALFAQQTKNLKAGDSLSGIIVFRLHETYGFPPDLTQDLAKERQLNIEWESFHQAQKEHEEKSGQGLGLKGIDDVFIKLSERLGKTAFHNQSSMSQLKVLALLSDNHEVKDIKASEKGIIILDKSPFYGESGGQIGDTGLLSTKDIKARVYDTKKIAGLHIHLVEVLQGNIETSTVLEGHVDWERRQAIMRNHSATHLLHAALRKILGDHVVQKGSLVAPDRLRFDFAHFEAMTRIQLHTVENLVNHWILLNEEAKIQEMTMEEAKAYGALALFGEKYESKVRVLDMGSHSIELCGGTHCSRTGDIGSFRIISESPLAQGIRRIEAVSGEAALTFAQNQSAILTDLSHKLGIKASDLPLKIDQLLIQIKKSEADLKSQAASSLKTKAKEIAAAAKTIGTTRFVGEIVTITTDNNELRAYADFIRDALGSGVVALATQQDDNKCSLLIAVTKDLSSKLHAGKIVAQIAPIIDGKGGGRPDFAQAGGSKASAITQAIEKIKDLLKDTLG, encoded by the coding sequence ATGACCATCAGCAGCCAATCTCTGCGCTCTTCATTTCTTGAGTTTTTTCAACAACATGGGCATAGCATTGAAAAAAGCGCGCCCCTAATTCCTAAAGACGATCCAACCCTTCTTTTCGTTAACGCAGGAATGGTTCAGTTCAAAAATGTTTTTACTCAAAAAGAAACACGCCCATACACCAGGGCTGCTACCAGCCAAAAATGCGTTCGGGCTGGTGGAAAGCATAATGATCTAGAGAATGTTGGCCAAACAGCGCGCCATCACACTTTTTTTGAGATGCTGGGAAATTTTTCATTCGGCGATTATTTCAAAGAAGAAGCTATAACCTTGGCATGGAAATTTCTTACAGAAGTCATAAAACTCGATAAACAGCGATTGAGCGTGAGTGTTTTTGCCGGTGATGAGCATATCCCTGCAGATATTGAGGCAGAAAAAATTTGGCATGAAAAAATTGGCGTACCCAAAGAGCGCATCAAACGTCTCGGCCGAGCTGATAACTTCTGGCAAATGGGAGATACCGGTCCATGTGGACCTTGTACCGAAATTCATTATGACCGTGGTGATATAAAGGTAGGATTTGGTAACGACGATATTGATGATCGCAATGTCGAAATTTGGAATTTGGTGTTCATGCAATATGAACAAAAAGCAGATGGCACATTAAGCCCCCTGCCTGCTCCCTGCGTTGATACTGGCATGGGTCTTGAGCGGCTAAGCTGCGTTGTCAACCAACTTGCTAGCAATTACGACACTGATCTTTTGCTGCCACTCGTTCTTAAGGCCGCTTCTTTAAGCAATAAAGTCTATGGGGCTTCTGATTCACATGATGATATGGCCATGCGTGTTATCGCAGATCATGCTCGTGCTACAGCTTTTTTGATTGCCGATGGATTGTTTCCCAGCAATGAAGGGCGCGGCTATGTTTTACGACGCATTATGCGGCGAGCCATTCGGCACGGAGCTCAACTTGGACTTGATAGTGTTTTTTTTCATCTTGTATGCCTAGAAGTTGTTGAGCTCATGAAGGAAATCTATCCTGAACTTACTGATGCGCGCGCAGTCATTGAAAAAGCTGTTTTACAAGAAGAAGAATCATTTCGGCGCACACTCGATAGAGGTCTAGCCTTGTTTGCTCAGCAGACAAAAAATTTAAAAGCTGGCGATTCATTGAGCGGCATCATTGTGTTTCGCCTCCACGAAACCTATGGCTTTCCGCCCGATTTAACACAAGACTTAGCCAAAGAACGGCAGCTAAACATTGAATGGGAAAGTTTTCACCAAGCACAAAAAGAGCATGAGGAAAAATCTGGGCAAGGCCTGGGGCTCAAAGGTATTGATGACGTATTTATTAAACTAAGCGAGCGTTTGGGTAAAACTGCTTTTCATAATCAGTCTTCTATGTCGCAACTTAAAGTGCTTGCCCTACTTTCTGATAACCACGAAGTAAAAGACATCAAGGCTTCTGAAAAAGGAATTATTATATTGGATAAAAGTCCTTTTTATGGCGAGTCTGGTGGGCAAATTGGTGATACAGGACTGTTAAGCACTAAAGATATTAAAGCTCGCGTCTATGACACAAAGAAAATTGCAGGACTTCACATCCATTTGGTTGAAGTGCTTCAAGGAAACATTGAGACCTCAACAGTATTAGAGGGACATGTTGATTGGGAACGTCGACAAGCCATAATGCGTAACCATTCAGCCACTCATTTACTCCATGCAGCTTTAAGAAAAATTCTTGGAGACCATGTAGTGCAGAAAGGATCTTTAGTTGCTCCTGATCGTCTGCGTTTTGATTTTGCCCATTTCGAGGCCATGACTCGAATCCAACTCCATACGGTCGAAAATTTAGTAAATCACTGGATTTTACTCAACGAAGAGGCAAAAATTCAAGAAATGACTATGGAAGAAGCTAAAGCCTATGGAGCCTTAGCGCTCTTCGGAGAAAAATACGAAAGCAAAGTACGCGTACTTGATATGGGTTCCCATTCTATCGAACTTTGCGGCGGTACCCACTGCTCCCGCACAGGCGACATTGGGTCTTTTCGTATTATAAGTGAAAGCCCACTAGCTCAAGGAATCCGCAGAATAGAAGCTGTATCTGGTGAAGCGGCTCTCACATTTGCCCAAAATCAAAGTGCTATTCTTACAGATCTTTCTCACAAACTTGGCATTAAAGCCTCTGATCTTCCACTAAAGATCGATCAACTTTTGATTCAAATTAAAAAATCCGAAGCTGATCTGAAATCCCAAGCGGCAAGTTCTTTAAAGACAAAGGCAAAGGAAATAGCTGCTGCCGCTAAAACTATTGGCACCACTCGTTTTGTCGGAGAAATCGTAACTATTACCACTGACAACAATGAACTGCGTGCCTATGCTGATTTTATTCGTGATGCATTGGGCAGTGGCGTTGTAGCACTCGCCACTCAGCAAGATGATAATAAATGCTCGCTTCTCATCGCAGTTACTAAGGATCTAAGCTCTAAATTGCACGCTGGAAAAATTGTTGCCCAAATAGCCCCCATCATTGACGGCAAAGGCGGTGGCAGGCCTGACTTTGCACAAGCCGGAGGCAGCAAAGCCTCAGCTATCACTCAAGCCATAGAAAAAATTAAAGATTTGTTGAAAGATACTCTGGGCTAA
- a CDS encoding carbonic anhydrase, with amino-acid sequence MKIYILSIFIVMNAAGTSFSLNISPVSDSDNIIRSFLTSIFRDNKDHVENISHKHFKSFSEHQTPRATVLSCSDSRVQADAFHKDPVNDLFWIRNIGNQMKPTEGSIEYGVNNLHTPILMIVGHTNCGAVHAALGDYSKEAQSVRKELDNLHLTHGINPNSAVIENVDNQVAFALNKYKNKIANKSLVVLGLIYDFRDDLKKGRGRLILVNLNGEKDPSSIRKSIYLKDLNGADHLVVLPNN; translated from the coding sequence ATGAAAATATATATTTTATCTATTTTTATCGTTATGAATGCTGCCGGTACTTCCTTTTCCTTAAATATATCCCCGGTGTCTGACTCTGATAATATTATTCGTTCATTTTTAACCAGCATATTTAGAGACAACAAAGATCATGTAGAAAATATTTCCCACAAGCATTTCAAGTCATTTTCCGAACATCAAACTCCGCGAGCAACCGTTCTTTCCTGTTCTGACTCGAGGGTACAGGCAGATGCCTTTCATAAGGATCCTGTGAACGATCTCTTTTGGATTCGCAATATTGGCAACCAAATGAAACCAACTGAGGGTTCTATAGAATACGGAGTTAACAATCTCCATACTCCGATATTAATGATCGTTGGACATACAAATTGCGGTGCCGTTCATGCTGCCTTGGGAGATTACAGCAAGGAAGCCCAATCTGTGCGTAAAGAATTAGATAATCTGCATCTTACGCATGGTATAAATCCCAATAGCGCTGTTATTGAAAATGTCGATAATCAAGTGGCATTTGCTCTTAACAAATATAAAAATAAAATTGCCAATAAATCCCTTGTGGTACTTGGGCTAATTTATGATTTTAGAGATGATTTAAAGAAAGGTCGTGGTCGATTGATTTTGGTCAACTTAAATGGAGAAAAAGATCCTTCAAGTATCAGGAAAAGCATATATCTCAAAGATTTGAATGGTGCTGACCACTTGGTAGTATTGCCAAACAATTAA
- the purB gene encoding adenylosuccinate lyase encodes MIDRYQSKSMKEWWSDARKFRTWYQVECAYLKAYLEFYDRYDEKLINDLYGYEDSIDWQEFSIRVKEYDAIVKHDVIAFLHVLEEKIGKQARLIHVGLTSSDIVDTSFALLLNGAAVEIDKKLDQIINSLWQQARNYKGVLMLGRTHGQAAEPTTFGLKLLSHACEMWRGRQRFKQATQEISVGKFSGAVGVYAHTHPHIEDRALQNLGLKAETVATQVVARDRHAAYFGALACLAGSIERLAVEIRLLMHGQVKEAFEPFSLKQKGSSAMPHKKNPVLSENLSGLMRMMRSYALAAFENQALWHERDISHSSVERIIAPDATSLMEFALERLNDIIAHLVVDKEKLSHNLEQAGDKLYSQGLMLALVNKGMMRQQAYELVQKAALGAHGSMKENLRDTGVENFLTKDEFEQIFSPAFTLRHEDSMFERVENLCLRPALNAR; translated from the coding sequence ATGATCGATCGTTATCAATCTAAGTCGATGAAAGAGTGGTGGAGCGATGCTCGGAAATTTCGTACATGGTATCAAGTGGAATGTGCCTATCTTAAAGCATACTTAGAATTTTACGATCGTTATGATGAAAAACTTATAAATGATTTATATGGCTACGAAGACTCTATTGACTGGCAAGAATTTTCTATTCGGGTAAAAGAATATGATGCCATTGTAAAACACGATGTTATTGCCTTTTTGCATGTTTTAGAAGAAAAAATCGGAAAGCAAGCGCGGCTTATTCATGTGGGACTTACTTCATCTGATATTGTCGATACTTCTTTTGCGTTGCTTTTGAATGGAGCAGCTGTCGAGATAGATAAAAAGCTTGATCAAATTATTAATTCCCTATGGCAACAGGCTCGGAATTATAAAGGTGTCCTGATGCTGGGGCGCACCCATGGGCAAGCAGCTGAACCTACCACCTTTGGTTTGAAACTTTTGAGCCATGCATGTGAGATGTGGCGAGGGCGGCAACGTTTCAAGCAAGCTACCCAAGAAATAAGTGTAGGAAAATTTTCGGGAGCAGTGGGGGTTTACGCCCACACGCATCCACATATCGAAGACCGAGCGCTGCAAAATCTAGGACTCAAAGCAGAGACTGTTGCAACCCAGGTGGTAGCTCGTGATCGGCATGCGGCGTACTTTGGTGCTCTTGCATGTCTGGCAGGCTCAATAGAAAGACTTGCTGTTGAGATAAGACTGTTGATGCATGGACAGGTAAAAGAGGCATTTGAGCCATTTTCTCTGAAACAAAAGGGGTCATCTGCCATGCCTCACAAGAAAAATCCGGTTCTGAGTGAAAATCTTAGCGGTTTAATGAGAATGATGCGCTCTTATGCTTTGGCTGCCTTTGAAAATCAGGCATTGTGGCACGAAAGAGATATTTCTCATAGTTCGGTCGAGCGCATTATTGCTCCAGATGCCACAAGTTTGATGGAATTTGCTCTTGAACGACTTAACGATATTATTGCTCACTTGGTAGTGGACAAAGAAAAATTGTCCCACAATCTAGAGCAAGCGGGAGATAAACTCTACTCTCAAGGTCTTATGCTTGCCTTGGTGAATAAAGGAATGATGCGACAGCAGGCCTATGAGCTTGTGCAAAAAGCAGCACTCGGAGCTCATGGATCAATGAAAGAAAATTTGCGAGATACAGGTGTCGAAAACTTTTTAACCAAAGATGAATTTGAACAAATTTTCTCGCCAGCGTTTACCCTAAGGCATGAAGATTCTATGTTTGAGCGCGTCGAAAATTTATGTTTGCGGCCAGCACTCAATGCGCGCTAG
- the dut gene encoding dUTP diphosphatase: MKEISLSFVDPHLDNEKKQILLPKRQSNLASGCDLVASNPEPITIEAGARALIPTGVAIALPAGVEAQVRSRSGLALKHGLMVLNSPGTIDADYRGEIKVILANLSNEPFKVEFGLRIAQLVIASVLLPSFKVVEVLGASPRGDAGFGSTGMNA; the protein is encoded by the coding sequence ATGAAAGAAATAAGTTTAAGTTTTGTTGATCCCCATCTGGATAATGAAAAGAAGCAAATATTGTTGCCCAAGCGTCAGAGTAACTTGGCCTCTGGGTGTGATCTCGTTGCGAGTAACCCGGAGCCTATTACTATTGAGGCTGGAGCTCGAGCACTTATTCCCACAGGAGTAGCCATTGCTTTGCCCGCTGGAGTTGAAGCTCAGGTGCGCTCACGATCGGGACTTGCGCTCAAACATGGTTTGATGGTGCTCAATTCACCGGGAACCATCGATGCCGACTATCGTGGCGAAATTAAGGTAATACTTGCCAATCTATCAAATGAGCCTTTTAAGGTGGAGTTTGGTCTTCGTATCGCTCAGTTGGTTATAGCTTCTGTGCTGCTTCCTTCTTTTAAGGTGGTTGAGGTACTGGGCGCATCTCCCAGAGGTGATGCAGGCTTTGGCTCTACCGGTATGAATGCTTAG
- the ftsY gene encoding signal recognition particle-docking protein FtsY: protein MNFDLRKVMQGTQPAQAAVDSISGLDRLVEYLGFHDAASMILSLVFVVIALAFVVSGIVFLFRKHKERKNELHKIVTEVQASKKEEIISAPKKLVESEALHAKKTVVTKAPDEKPREPIVVVEKEKSPKHESTQTKASLVTEEVKIKARPELITVKESEPEIKAEVEAEQKEIKEQIAEKLKIEPTKEVKEFVSEAPKKALNAALKNTRGGFMSKLARLFSSAHEISDDDFEAMETILFTADIGVKTAQKLLDNVRERVEQEKNSAPSFLRSALKEEMRTIFATAPATEASVKETPKVIMFVGVNGAGKTTSIGKLGAQLKNQGKSVYFGAGDTYRAAAVKQLNVWGERTGVQVVSGKENSDSASVLFDTISQAKKAHADVVLCDTAGRLHTKSELMDELKKVHRVVNKAHEGAPHEVFLVVDATMGQNAIMQAREFAQATPLTGIILSKLDGTAKGGVALGIVDELKIPIRYVGIGEQVDDLREFNADQFVEALFEENNVSE, encoded by the coding sequence ATGAATTTTGATTTGAGGAAAGTTATGCAAGGGACACAACCAGCTCAGGCTGCTGTTGATTCGATATCTGGTCTAGATCGCTTGGTAGAATATTTGGGTTTTCATGATGCGGCAAGCATGATCTTATCACTGGTTTTTGTAGTCATAGCACTAGCTTTTGTTGTGAGCGGAATTGTCTTTTTATTTCGTAAACACAAAGAACGTAAAAATGAGCTGCATAAAATTGTCACTGAAGTGCAGGCTTCTAAAAAAGAAGAAATTATTTCAGCGCCTAAAAAGTTGGTTGAATCAGAAGCTCTCCATGCTAAAAAAACAGTTGTTACAAAGGCACCTGATGAAAAGCCACGCGAACCAATTGTGGTGGTGGAAAAAGAAAAGTCGCCAAAGCATGAAAGTACTCAAACGAAGGCATCTCTGGTCACAGAAGAAGTCAAAATCAAGGCCCGGCCAGAGCTAATTACTGTTAAAGAAAGCGAACCAGAAATCAAGGCAGAGGTAGAAGCAGAGCAAAAAGAGATCAAAGAGCAGATCGCTGAAAAATTGAAAATTGAGCCCACAAAAGAAGTAAAAGAATTTGTGAGCGAAGCTCCCAAAAAAGCGCTGAACGCCGCCTTAAAAAATACCCGCGGCGGCTTTATGTCCAAGCTTGCCCGCTTGTTTTCATCAGCTCATGAAATCAGCGACGATGACTTTGAGGCGATGGAGACTATTTTATTTACGGCTGATATTGGAGTTAAAACTGCACAAAAACTTTTAGATAATGTGCGAGAGCGTGTAGAACAAGAAAAAAATTCTGCTCCTTCGTTTCTTCGCTCTGCCCTCAAAGAAGAAATGCGTACAATTTTTGCTACTGCGCCAGCAACGGAAGCTTCAGTTAAGGAAACTCCCAAAGTTATAATGTTTGTTGGAGTGAATGGAGCAGGTAAGACGACCTCTATAGGCAAACTTGGAGCTCAGCTAAAAAATCAGGGAAAGTCGGTTTATTTTGGTGCGGGAGATACTTATAGAGCAGCTGCAGTAAAGCAACTCAATGTGTGGGGAGAGAGAACAGGGGTTCAGGTGGTGAGCGGAAAAGAAAATTCAGATTCGGCTTCGGTGCTGTTCGACACCATTAGCCAAGCTAAAAAAGCTCATGCAGATGTTGTGTTGTGCGATACTGCAGGACGCCTTCACACCAAAAGCGAATTAATGGATGAGCTTAAAAAAGTTCATCGAGTTGTCAATAAAGCTCATGAAGGGGCGCCTCACGAAGTCTTTTTGGTGGTGGATGCCACCATGGGGCAAAATGCCATTATGCAGGCGCGGGAGTTTGCTCAGGCAACACCTTTAACGGGTATCATTCTATCTAAGCTTGATGGTACAGCGAAGGGAGGGGTTGCTTTAGGTATTGTCGATGAGCTTAAGATCCCAATTCGTTATGTAGGGATTGGAGAACAGGTGGATGACCTAAGAGAGTTTAATGCTGATCAGTTTGTTGAGGCTTTGTTTGAAGAAAATAATGTGAGTGAGTAA
- the ruvA gene encoding Holliday junction branch migration protein RuvA translates to MIAYIEGQVLHIENICAVILVNGVGYQLNLTKPDLDKLSPGENAHFFVHTNVKEDAIELFGFSSKEQKQVFQLLIGVSGVGPKLALTILSTLSAGELSQALVQKNTAILSSISGIGKKTAERLALELNEKIQKLNLMPIAITANTTAQSNLLQALKSLGYSKDQCEKVVASIDAGEFIRTPLEDLVRKSLNLLTGP, encoded by the coding sequence ATGATCGCATATATTGAAGGGCAAGTCCTACATATTGAGAACATCTGTGCTGTAATCCTGGTAAACGGCGTGGGCTATCAGCTTAATCTTACCAAACCCGACCTAGATAAACTAAGCCCAGGAGAAAATGCTCATTTTTTTGTTCATACCAATGTCAAAGAAGATGCTATAGAGCTTTTTGGTTTTAGTTCAAAAGAACAAAAACAAGTTTTTCAACTCTTGATCGGGGTCTCTGGTGTCGGTCCTAAACTTGCCCTCACCATACTTTCGACTCTCTCTGCTGGTGAACTAAGCCAAGCATTGGTGCAAAAAAACACTGCAATTCTTTCGAGTATTTCTGGTATAGGCAAAAAAACTGCCGAGCGTTTGGCTTTAGAACTAAATGAAAAGATACAAAAGCTTAATCTCATGCCCATTGCTATTACAGCTAACACAACGGCTCAAAGCAACTTGCTCCAGGCCCTAAAAAGCCTAGGCTACAGTAAAGATCAATGTGAAAAAGTTGTAGCAAGCATTGATGCTGGAGAATTTATTCGTACTCCACTTGAAGATCTGGTTAGAAAATCGCTCAATCTGTTAACAGGGCCTTAA
- the ruvB gene encoding Holliday junction branch migration DNA helicase RuvB, whose amino-acid sequence MTIIEEKSFSKATRELSSDSNNLYEQKFEESLRPQFFSDYVGQKKHLENLMVMAKAAKARDEAMDHCLLFGPPGLGKTTLATIIAKEMGRNLFVTSGPALEKKGDLAGILTALKKGDVLFIDEIHRLNPIIEENIYPAMEEFRFDIVLGEGAHARIMPLKLEPFTLVGATTKTGLLTSPLRDRFGFSARLDYYDVQELAQIVKRSAKILKVSIDDEASAEIARRSRGTPRIANRLLKRMRDFAQVLSNGYIDKELTQKALKSLGVDEHGLDTIDNRILELLCTLNSGAPLGIDTISASLSESSSTIEDVYEPYLLQQAYIIRTPRGRQATKKAYEHLGLDYSQGKHQGTLGL is encoded by the coding sequence ATGACTATTATTGAAGAAAAATCCTTTTCTAAAGCGACACGAGAACTATCAAGCGATAGCAATAATCTATATGAACAAAAATTTGAAGAATCATTAAGGCCACAGTTTTTTAGTGACTATGTTGGGCAAAAAAAACACTTAGAAAACTTGATGGTCATGGCCAAAGCAGCCAAAGCTCGCGATGAGGCTATGGATCACTGTCTCTTATTTGGCCCACCAGGTTTAGGAAAAACAACTCTCGCAACTATTATCGCCAAAGAAATGGGTCGTAATTTATTTGTCACTTCTGGCCCTGCCTTGGAAAAAAAAGGTGATCTAGCAGGAATTTTGACAGCTTTAAAAAAGGGTGACGTACTCTTTATCGATGAAATTCATAGGCTCAATCCTATTATCGAAGAAAATATTTACCCCGCCATGGAGGAATTCCGTTTTGACATCGTTCTTGGTGAAGGAGCTCATGCACGAATCATGCCACTTAAGCTGGAACCTTTTACCCTGGTTGGCGCTACCACTAAAACCGGTCTGCTCACCTCACCTTTAAGAGATCGTTTTGGTTTTTCTGCTAGGCTGGATTATTACGATGTTCAGGAACTCGCTCAGATCGTTAAACGCTCAGCTAAGATTCTCAAAGTCAGCATTGACGATGAAGCTTCGGCAGAAATTGCTCGACGTAGTCGAGGCACCCCAAGAATAGCTAATCGTCTTTTAAAGCGCATGCGCGATTTTGCGCAAGTCCTAAGCAATGGCTACATTGATAAAGAGCTCACACAAAAAGCTCTTAAGAGCTTGGGCGTTGATGAACATGGACTTGATACCATCGACAATCGAATATTAGAACTTCTATGCACCCTCAATAGTGGGGCTCCTTTAGGAATTGACACTATCTCCGCCTCTTTGAGTGAATCAAGCTCAACTATAGAAGATGTCTATGAACCTTATCTGCTGCAGCAGGCCTATATTATTCGCACACCACGAGGCAGACAGGCCACCAAGAAAGCCTATGAGCACTTAGGGCTAGACTATTCTCAAGGAAAACATCAAGGAACCCTTGGGTTGTAG
- a CDS encoding tyrosine recombinase XerC, with protein MSRRSAKKYLMNTELSHFLEHLRYERRLSENTVAAYQADLSHFFDWARTKIAIEDVLSQINHYHLREYLSFCYHRYKNVSIARRLSALRTFLKFQVRVGRIKSSPADLIENPKVFKPLPKPVSVDEAFSLCDLEHGDEAIFVRNQVICELLYASGIRVSELVAIDMDHIDFENRLVRIMGKGKKERIVPIHQICIERLKLWIMRYRVEMLKDMDEKALFVGKRGERLHVRVVRTVLGRLGRELNINKNLSPHRLRHSYATHLLESGADLRAIQELLGHATIATTERYTDVDLSSLMRQYDNAHPHAKKKNKS; from the coding sequence ATGTCGAGGCGCTCAGCAAAAAAATATTTGATGAACACTGAACTTTCCCATTTTCTTGAACATTTGCGCTATGAACGCCGTCTTTCCGAAAATACGGTGGCGGCATATCAAGCTGACCTTTCGCATTTTTTTGACTGGGCACGCACCAAGATAGCCATTGAGGATGTGCTGTCCCAGATTAACCACTATCACCTACGTGAATATTTATCCTTTTGTTATCATAGATACAAAAACGTAAGTATTGCCCGTCGTTTGAGTGCGTTAAGAACATTTCTAAAATTCCAAGTGCGTGTAGGGCGTATTAAAAGTTCTCCGGCGGATCTGATTGAAAACCCTAAAGTTTTCAAACCCTTGCCCAAACCAGTGAGTGTCGATGAAGCATTTTCATTATGCGATCTTGAACATGGCGATGAAGCCATTTTTGTGCGCAATCAGGTGATCTGTGAGTTGCTTTATGCAAGCGGCATTAGAGTTTCTGAGCTGGTGGCAATCGATATGGATCACATAGATTTTGAAAATCGTCTTGTAAGAATTATGGGGAAGGGTAAAAAAGAACGGATTGTTCCTATCCATCAAATTTGTATTGAAAGGCTAAAACTGTGGATTATGCGCTATCGTGTAGAAATGCTCAAAGATATGGATGAAAAAGCTCTGTTCGTAGGAAAACGCGGCGAGCGTCTGCACGTTCGAGTTGTTCGAACAGTGTTAGGGCGTCTAGGGCGTGAGCTGAATATTAATAAAAATCTTTCCCCTCATCGCTTGCGTCACTCATACGCAACACACTTGCTTGAGAGCGGAGCAGACTTACGAGCGATTCAAGAACTTCTAGGTCATGCTACAATCGCGACTACAGAACGCTATACCGATGTAGATCTGTCCTCTCTTATGCGCCAATACGATAATGCCCACCCTCATGCGAAGAAAAAAAATAAAAGCTAA